TTTGCCTGCTCCACCTGGTTGATAACCGTTTTCATGGTATTTTCCAGGTTTGATTCCGCCACGACGAGAGGAACAGATTCCGGCCATTTTCCCTGATTCTGCCAGCTTTGATGAAGTTGTTTCAAACGATCATAATGTTCCAGCTCCTCATCGGCTATCTGCTTGAACATGGCTTTTCCTACCGGGTTGTTGGTCCGCTCGGCGTTTTTGAGATAAAATTCCCGCTCTCTCATTTCATTGTTCAGTGCCACTTCCAGGGCATTCAGTCTCTCCTGATCCATGATAACCTCCCGTCAAAGTATGGTATCTTTATTAGCCGCATTCAGCTGACTTTAAATCAAAGCATATCACTTTAGTTCGGATAATGATAGCAGTAATAAATTTAATTGGTTTTTTTGTCAATGGTGATTATTTTGCGTTGATGGATTATACTGCCAGGTAACGATTCTGGATCTCCTCGTTGTCGCTGATTTCGCAACTGCTTCCCTGGTGGCGGATAAGTCCTTTATCAATGACATAGGCCCGGTCAGCAATTTTCAGGGCGAAATGGGCGTTCTGCTCTGCCATCAGGATAGGCATGGCACTTTTAAGGCTGATAATTATTGCCTCCAGGGATTCAACAATTACCGGTGCCAGCCCTTCGCATGGTTCATCCAGGAGCAGAAGTTGTGGATTGCCGGCCAGGGCTCTGGCGATGGCCAGCA
The sequence above is a segment of the Pseudomonadota bacterium genome. Coding sequences within it:
- a CDS encoding ferritin family protein, encoding MDQERLNALEVALNNEMREREFYLKNAERTNNPVGKAMFKQIADEELEHYDRLKQLHQSWQNQGKWPESVPLVVAESNLENTMKTVINQVEQAKPGDDDDLKAVRTAIGFEAEAGKFYEKLRDTSTDSKEKDFFALMAKIEFEHLASLKETEAYFLDPAGWYQKMEHGGLDGA